One window from the genome of Pedobacter schmidteae encodes:
- the lipB gene encoding lipoyl(octanoyl) transferase LipB, whose translation MNKKVEYIDWGLVDYQEAWNKQELVFDQTVALKTQNRNDHTQLETPNYLVFCEHPHVYTLGKSGKPENLLLNEQELEAKAATYYKINRGGDITYHGPGQLVGYPILDLDNFFTDIHLYLRTLEEAVILTLADYGIAAGRYPGFTGVWLDADNDKARKICAMGVRCSRWVTMHGFAFNVNADLDYFKNIVPCGIDDKDVTSMQRELGYPIDMKEVKQKLKFHIATLFQMELF comes from the coding sequence ATGAATAAAAAAGTTGAATATATTGACTGGGGGCTTGTTGATTATCAGGAAGCCTGGAACAAGCAGGAGCTTGTTTTTGATCAGACTGTAGCTTTAAAAACGCAAAACCGGAATGATCATACGCAGCTGGAAACACCTAATTATCTGGTTTTTTGCGAGCATCCACATGTATACACGCTGGGTAAGAGCGGTAAACCTGAGAATCTTTTGCTGAATGAACAGGAGTTGGAGGCTAAAGCCGCTACTTATTATAAAATAAACCGTGGTGGTGATATTACTTATCACGGGCCGGGGCAGCTTGTAGGCTACCCGATTTTAGACCTGGATAACTTTTTTACCGACATTCATTTATATCTGCGGACATTGGAGGAGGCTGTGATTTTAACACTGGCTGATTATGGCATCGCTGCGGGCAGATATCCGGGGTTTACAGGGGTGTGGCTGGATGCAGATAATGATAAAGCCCGGAAAATTTGTGCAATGGGTGTGAGGTGTAGCCGATGGGTAACGATGCACGGCTTTGCTTTTAATGTAAATGCCGATCTGGATTATTTTAAAAATATTGTGCCCTGTGGTATTGACGATAAAGATGTCACTTCCATGCAACGCGAACTAGGCTACCCTATTGATATGAAAGAAGTTAAACAGAAACTGAAATTCCATATCGCTACGCTATTTCAGATGGAGCTGTTTTAA
- a CDS encoding DUF4350 domain-containing protein, with product MKGLRLYLIGSAIVMLLYLIAQYYKPKPTDWTPTYLKEDKIPFGTYILYHELKSIYPKAVISPSRLPVYNTLKGHNFTNTNYLLIAGEVKMDEYDYEELVKYMQRGNNVFIAAYQLGGVLGDTLKLKMNSVFNYEKKKGTKLNFVNPALKKKEGFVFDKGLGDQYFSSVDTSRATALGRNDAGAVSFVKYTFGKGALYLLPSPQLLSNYNLLNPSGAAYVAKVLSFLPVAEKVIWDENNTRGNVDDASVLRVLFQHDQLRWAYYLALTGLLIFVIFEMKRRQRIIPVIEPLKNTSVDFVKVVGKVYYQQRDNRDIVQKKINYFLEYVRSHYRLKTAKLDEEFIAALLQKSEVNESLVRELMDAINKVNKAVVVNDDQLINLNKLIEKFYKQAQ from the coding sequence ATGAAGGGTTTAAGACTATATCTGATTGGAAGTGCCATCGTGATGCTGTTGTATTTAATTGCACAGTACTATAAACCCAAACCTACCGATTGGACACCAACTTATTTAAAGGAAGACAAGATTCCCTTCGGTACTTATATTTTATACCATGAGCTGAAGAGTATTTATCCGAAAGCAGTAATCAGCCCTTCCAGGTTGCCCGTTTATAACACTTTAAAGGGGCATAATTTTACTAATACCAATTATTTGCTGATTGCTGGTGAGGTAAAAATGGATGAATATGATTACGAGGAGTTGGTGAAATATATGCAAAGGGGCAATAACGTGTTTATTGCAGCTTACCAGCTGGGAGGGGTGTTGGGAGATACCTTAAAGTTGAAAATGAATTCAGTTTTTAACTACGAAAAAAAGAAGGGAACAAAACTTAATTTTGTGAATCCGGCTTTAAAGAAAAAGGAAGGGTTTGTGTTTGATAAAGGGCTGGGCGACCAGTATTTTAGTTCGGTAGATACATCGCGAGCTACAGCACTAGGTAGAAATGATGCAGGTGCAGTAAGTTTCGTAAAATATACCTTTGGTAAAGGTGCACTGTATTTATTACCAAGTCCGCAATTGCTCAGTAATTATAATTTATTGAATCCTTCGGGGGCTGCTTATGTGGCCAAAGTTCTTTCTTTTTTGCCGGTTGCCGAAAAAGTGATATGGGACGAAAATAATACGCGTGGTAATGTAGACGATGCATCGGTACTTCGGGTATTGTTTCAGCACGATCAGCTACGCTGGGCTTATTACCTGGCCTTGACAGGCTTATTGATATTCGTCATTTTTGAAATGAAACGCAGGCAACGCATCATACCAGTTATTGAGCCGTTGAAGAATACTTCGGTAGATTTTGTGAAAGTTGTAGGTAAGGTTTATTATCAGCAACGTGACAACAGGGATATTGTACAAAAGAAAATTAACTATTTCCTGGAGTATGTGCGGAGCCATTACCGGCTCAAAACAGCAAAACTGGATGAGGAGTTTATTGCCGCCCTTTTACAGAAATCGGAGGTGAATGAAAGTCTTGTACGGGAATTGATGGATGCGATAAACAAGGTAAATAAGGCTGTTGTGGTTAACGACGATCAGCTGATTAACCTGAATAAATTAATAGAGAAATTTTATAAACAAGCCCAATAA
- a CDS encoding DUF2752 domain-containing protein has translation MLLVNLYILSAWSFLLDQADNFFLPCPFKALTGIDCPGCGFQRSFLALLKGEWQESFHLYPATIPLLLTFMIAIPANFFTKKDYSLLIKILYLITGTVILMSYIFKMIHIH, from the coding sequence TTGTTATTGGTTAACTTATATATTTTATCCGCCTGGTCTTTTTTGTTAGATCAGGCGGATAATTTTTTTCTGCCCTGCCCATTTAAAGCCTTGACAGGTATTGACTGTCCAGGTTGTGGTTTTCAGCGCTCGTTTTTGGCTTTGCTAAAAGGAGAGTGGCAGGAGAGTTTTCATTTGTACCCTGCAACAATCCCTCTGCTGCTTACTTTTATGATTGCCATACCGGCCAATTTTTTTACAAAAAAGGATTATTCGCTGCTCATTAAAATTTTATATCTGATTACAGGTACGGTTATATTGATGAGTTATATTTTCAAAATGATACATATACATTAA
- a CDS encoding MgtC/SapB family protein codes for MENILENSHFLTQSEVNKFLMAILLCGLIGAEREFRSKQAGLKTMIMIGLGSTLFTILSVKIGLSSHDRIASNIVTGIGFLGAGVIFKEDNQVKGLTTACVIWIVAAIGMAIGSGYLEQAIGVTLVVLLALFTFPFLEEMAERRFTKRVYRIVKRYEGESLENYEHDIKTSKLKLTRGKQELANGIISGTWIAIGSPKNHKTFVDRMLQDKKIIAFDF; via the coding sequence ATGGAAAACATTCTTGAAAACAGCCATTTCCTTACGCAAAGTGAGGTAAACAAGTTTTTGATGGCCATCTTACTTTGCGGTCTCATTGGCGCCGAACGGGAGTTCAGAAGTAAACAGGCTGGCTTAAAAACCATGATCATGATCGGCCTCGGCTCTACCCTTTTTACCATCCTTTCTGTAAAAATTGGGCTAAGCAGTCACGACCGCATTGCCTCCAATATTGTTACTGGAATCGGTTTCCTCGGTGCCGGAGTTATATTTAAAGAGGACAATCAGGTTAAGGGACTCACCACGGCCTGTGTCATCTGGATTGTAGCTGCCATAGGTATGGCTATAGGCTCGGGTTATCTGGAGCAGGCCATCGGCGTAACCTTAGTAGTTTTGCTAGCGCTATTCACTTTTCCATTTCTGGAAGAAATGGCCGAACGCCGTTTTACCAAGAGGGTATACCGGATTGTAAAGCGCTACGAAGGCGAAAGTCTGGAAAACTATGAGCATGATATCAAAACCTCCAAACTAAAGCTTACAAGAGGTAAACAAGAATTGGCCAATGGCATTATCAGCGGAACATGGATTGCAATCGGAAGTCCCAAAAACCACAAAACATTTGTCGACCGCATGTTGCAGGATAAAAAAATCATTGCTTTTGATTTTTAA
- a CDS encoding DUF5684 domain-containing protein, whose translation MDYNSEYAAAGAGIGAGMVIFWLAIVVLVYAGLWKIFVKAGKPGWAAIVPIYNLIVLIEIVGKPMIWILWLIIPCVNIVFGIWLYNLLSKSFGKTEGYTVGMILLPFVFVPMLGFGDAKYLGPSAAEAQQGFNGTNNPFGANNPFGTNDPFNQPPTTPNA comes from the coding sequence ATGGATTACAACTCAGAGTACGCGGCAGCCGGAGCAGGCATAGGTGCCGGAATGGTCATTTTTTGGCTCGCAATAGTCGTTTTGGTTTACGCCGGGCTATGGAAAATTTTTGTAAAAGCCGGAAAACCAGGCTGGGCAGCAATTGTCCCTATTTATAATTTAATTGTGCTGATTGAAATTGTGGGTAAGCCAATGATATGGATTCTTTGGTTAATTATCCCATGTGTGAATATTGTATTCGGTATCTGGTTGTATAACCTGTTGAGCAAAAGTTTTGGTAAAACAGAAGGATATACCGTAGGTATGATATTATTGCCATTTGTATTTGTCCCTATGCTGGGATTTGGCGATGCTAAATACTTAGGCCCTTCTGCTGCAGAAGCACAACAAGGTTTTAACGGAACGAATAATCCTTTTGGGGCAAATAACCCTTTCGGAACTAATGATCCGTTTAATCAGCCACCAACAACTCCTAACGCTTAA
- a CDS encoding SGNH/GDSL hydrolase family protein — protein MTNTTTFIAGSSDHKISYLALGDSYTIGESVPLESNFPYQLYSQLKTEGLDVGKPYIIAKTGWTSSELQEAIKLAALKQKFSVVTLLIGVNNQYRGESKEKYKTEFRTLLQTALDFAGGDKAHVFVVSIPDWGVTPFGLGSGRDQQVIATEIDAFNAINKAETLTLGISYTDITNDSRKALTDKTLVADDGLHYAEKMHAQWASAVGAAVVKTFR, from the coding sequence ATGACGAATACCACAACATTTATTGCAGGCTCTTCTGATCATAAAATTTCTTACCTGGCCCTGGGCGATTCCTATACCATCGGCGAATCGGTGCCTTTGGAAAGTAATTTCCCTTATCAGTTGTACAGCCAGTTAAAAACTGAAGGGCTGGATGTGGGTAAGCCTTACATCATCGCTAAGACCGGCTGGACAAGTAGCGAATTGCAGGAGGCGATCAAATTGGCCGCATTGAAACAAAAATTCAGTGTGGTTACTTTGCTGATTGGTGTAAATAATCAATATAGGGGAGAGTCGAAAGAAAAGTATAAAACTGAGTTTAGAACCCTGTTGCAAACAGCCCTGGACTTTGCAGGGGGGGATAAAGCCCATGTGTTTGTGGTATCTATCCCCGATTGGGGGGTAACACCTTTTGGATTGGGGAGCGGTCGGGATCAGCAGGTTATTGCCACCGAAATAGATGCATTTAATGCCATCAATAAAGCAGAAACATTGACTTTGGGCATCAGCTATACTGATATTACCAATGATTCGAGAAAGGCATTGACAGATAAAACACTTGTTGCTGATGACGGCTTACACTATGCAGAAAAAATGCATGCGCAATGGGCATCTGCAGTTGGTGCTGCAGTCGTTAAAACATTCAGATAA
- a CDS encoding PorP/SprF family type IX secretion system membrane protein has translation MTLRFRYIAILLMLMAGFYAPAQDHIYSQFFNAPIYLNPSLTGQFEGDFRVNVIYRNQWSGLSGDLSYITASADLNISKFAGGVGLMFTRSSEGTAYLVKNNAAATYSYSVGSDDFVASFGIQAGFTNRQIDWSKLVFGDQIDMRLGYIPGSVSAAQPPDIDSKIFFDAAAGTNIVFRNLMAGVAVHHINKPDESFSGTVAKLPMRITANASYRIPLSQNFYYSQDEGSYLIPSVIYYKQASSSSLSAGAQFKFRGLNAGLWYRSAGQGGPDAVVVSLIFDLFKGNRNGEKLRLGISHDATTSKINYTNTSGTTEGSIGYEKYFPNSSGYNKFNGLRCYDFY, from the coding sequence ATGACCTTGAGATTCAGATATATTGCAATACTATTGATGCTGATGGCAGGTTTTTATGCTCCGGCACAGGATCATATCTATTCTCAATTTTTTAATGCGCCTATCTATCTCAATCCTTCTTTAACGGGACAGTTTGAAGGTGATTTCAGGGTCAATGTCATTTACAGGAATCAGTGGTCGGGCTTAAGCGGCGACCTATCCTATATCACAGCATCGGCAGACCTCAACATCTCTAAATTTGCAGGGGGTGTGGGGCTCATGTTTACCCGCAGCAGCGAAGGAACAGCCTACCTGGTCAAGAACAATGCGGCGGCAACCTATTCCTATAGTGTGGGCAGCGATGATTTTGTAGCTTCATTTGGTATTCAGGCTGGCTTTACCAACCGTCAGATCGATTGGAGCAAACTGGTATTTGGCGACCAGATAGACATGCGACTGGGTTATATTCCCGGTAGTGTCTCGGCCGCACAACCGCCTGACATCGACAGTAAAATATTTTTTGACGCCGCAGCAGGCACCAATATCGTTTTCCGGAACCTGATGGCCGGAGTGGCGGTGCACCACATCAACAAACCCGACGAATCCTTTAGTGGCACGGTAGCCAAACTGCCTATGCGCATTACCGCAAATGCCAGTTACCGGATTCCTCTAAGTCAGAATTTTTATTACAGTCAGGACGAAGGCTCATACCTCATTCCCTCGGTTATATATTATAAACAGGCCAGCTCCAGTTCGCTAAGTGCCGGTGCACAGTTTAAGTTCAGAGGCTTAAACGCCGGCTTATGGTACCGCAGTGCCGGACAAGGCGGACCAGACGCTGTTGTTGTTTCACTCATATTTGATTTGTTTAAAGGCAACCGGAACGGTGAAAAACTTAGACTAGGCATAAGTCATGATGCCACCACTTCCAAAATTAATTATACCAATACCAGCGGAACTACGGAGGGCAGTATCGGCTACGAAAAGTACTTTCCAAACAGTTCCGGCTATAATAAATTTAATGGCTTAAGGTGCTACGATTTCTACTAG
- a CDS encoding L-serine ammonia-lyase, with translation MQREQISVFDIFKIGIGPSSSHTLGPWRAAQQFTASLKQQNLLSQVEQIKVLLYGSLAKTGVGHGTDIAILLGLTGADPVTFDVNAIDSTIACIKQDQVLSLTGQQQLSFNYSEDMVFLFFESLPFHPNAVTFQAFLNNGKAFSETYYSIGGGFVVKEGEDGNEKEQVDLPFPVDKASELLHWCLSTGLKVSEIVMENELSWRTEAETRKGIMQHFNVMKDCTYRGCHTSGFLPGGLNVGRRAAALNKRLIGNGVYTDYTSWIMAIRQGGNGFNYILDWVSCFALAVNEENASFGRVVTAPTNGAAGVIPAVLQYYITFCDGYTDEKITQFIACASEIGSIFKKGATISAAMGGCQAEIGVSSAMAAAALTECLGGSQRQVLMAAEIAMEHHLGLTCDPIGGLVQIPCIERNTMGAIKAITASQLALQSNPDKAKVSLDAVVNTMWETALDMNSKYKETSDGGLATNIPISLPEC, from the coding sequence ATGCAAAGGGAACAGATCTCAGTATTCGACATTTTTAAAATAGGAATTGGTCCATCAAGTTCACATACTTTAGGACCATGGCGTGCAGCACAGCAATTTACAGCTTCACTTAAACAACAAAACCTGTTGTCACAAGTAGAGCAGATTAAGGTGCTGCTGTATGGGTCTTTGGCCAAAACCGGTGTAGGACATGGCACTGACATAGCCATACTGCTGGGCCTTACCGGCGCAGATCCTGTCACTTTTGATGTAAATGCCATTGATTCGACAATTGCCTGCATTAAACAAGATCAGGTGCTATCTCTTACCGGCCAGCAACAGCTGTCGTTTAACTATAGCGAGGACATGGTTTTTCTATTCTTCGAAAGTCTGCCATTTCATCCCAATGCAGTTACCTTCCAGGCATTTTTAAACAATGGAAAAGCTTTTTCAGAAACCTATTACTCTATTGGTGGTGGTTTTGTAGTGAAAGAAGGAGAAGACGGCAATGAAAAAGAACAGGTAGATCTGCCTTTTCCGGTTGACAAAGCAAGCGAGTTGCTACACTGGTGTCTTTCTACAGGCCTTAAGGTGTCGGAAATTGTGATGGAAAATGAACTTTCCTGGCGTACGGAAGCAGAAACCAGAAAAGGTATCATGCAACATTTTAATGTGATGAAGGATTGTACCTACAGAGGTTGCCATACTTCAGGATTTTTACCAGGAGGATTAAATGTAGGCAGACGAGCCGCAGCCCTGAACAAAAGATTGATAGGCAACGGTGTATATACCGATTATACCAGCTGGATTATGGCCATCAGACAAGGAGGAAATGGTTTTAACTACATATTAGATTGGGTAAGCTGTTTTGCATTGGCTGTAAATGAAGAGAATGCTTCTTTTGGTCGCGTAGTTACCGCACCTACAAATGGTGCCGCGGGGGTAATTCCTGCTGTTTTGCAATACTACATTACATTTTGCGATGGCTATACAGACGAGAAAATCACACAGTTCATCGCTTGCGCGTCTGAAATCGGAAGTATCTTTAAAAAAGGAGCAACCATATCGGCAGCAATGGGCGGTTGTCAGGCAGAGATCGGCGTGTCATCGGCCATGGCAGCGGCAGCGCTAACCGAATGTCTGGGTGGTTCACAGCGCCAGGTATTAATGGCTGCTGAAATCGCTATGGAGCACCATCTGGGCTTAACCTGCGACCCGATAGGTGGTCTTGTTCAGATTCCATGCATCGAAAGAAATACTATGGGCGCCATTAAAGCCATCACTGCAAGTCAGCTGGCACTACAAAGCAATCCTGATAAAGCAAAAGTAAGTTTGGACGCGGTAGTAAATACCATGTGGGAAACCGCCTTGGACATGAACTCCAAATACAAAGAGACATCTGATGGCGGATTGGCGACCAATATTCCGATCAGTCTACCGGAGTGTTAG
- a CDS encoding DUF58 domain-containing protein: protein MKAFFRKYYKDLFLGKRFFAGIGLCVTLFLFSFFIPWLGDLPYFVFGLFVLLTGIDLILLYRAKHPVFLRREVPERLSNGDDNELQIYIENFYSFGIFVGMIDEIPFQFQKRDVWFKSSLKSGAKKVIAYTLRPTKRGEYIFGQIRLYVQSPLRLVTRRFNFGEAATVPVYPSFLLLRKYELMAISNRLSEFGIKKIRRIGHSMEFDQVKNYVPGDDYRTVNWKATARKGDLMVNSFTDEKAQHVYCIIDKSRSMRMPFEGLSLLDYAINASLVLSNVALIKQDKAGLITIAEQVGSVVPADRRPAQLGRIMEVLYKEKTRYLELNMEALYSSVRSTLRQRSLIVLFTNFESMSALNRQLPFLKRIAKFHLLLVVFFENTELKVLTEKAVQDVEDIYIQTIATKFAYEKKLMVKELAKHGILSVLTPPEKLTVNVVNRYLAIKAQQKI, encoded by the coding sequence TTGAAAGCCTTTTTTAGAAAATATTACAAAGACCTTTTTCTGGGCAAAAGATTTTTTGCCGGTATAGGACTGTGTGTAACTTTGTTTCTTTTTTCTTTCTTCATCCCGTGGTTAGGCGACCTGCCTTACTTTGTTTTTGGGCTTTTTGTGTTGTTGACAGGGATTGACCTGATCCTTTTGTACCGGGCAAAACACCCCGTTTTTTTGAGAAGAGAGGTGCCCGAACGGCTAAGTAATGGGGATGACAATGAGTTACAGATTTATATTGAGAACTTTTATTCATTTGGCATTTTCGTTGGGATGATAGATGAGATTCCTTTTCAGTTCCAGAAAAGAGATGTCTGGTTTAAAAGCAGCCTAAAATCGGGTGCCAAAAAGGTGATTGCTTATACTTTACGGCCTACCAAAAGAGGTGAATATATTTTTGGCCAGATCCGCTTGTATGTGCAATCGCCCTTGCGATTGGTTACCCGAAGGTTCAATTTTGGTGAAGCAGCTACCGTTCCGGTTTACCCGTCCTTTTTGCTACTGCGCAAATACGAATTGATGGCGATTTCTAATCGGTTGAGCGAATTTGGCATTAAAAAAATCAGACGCATAGGCCATAGCATGGAGTTTGACCAGGTGAAAAATTATGTCCCGGGTGATGACTATCGTACAGTAAACTGGAAAGCCACTGCAAGGAAAGGGGATTTGATGGTAAACTCTTTTACCGACGAGAAAGCACAGCATGTGTATTGTATAATTGATAAGTCGAGATCCATGAGGATGCCTTTTGAAGGACTGAGCTTATTGGATTATGCCATAAATGCAAGTCTGGTGCTTTCAAATGTAGCCCTGATAAAACAGGATAAGGCTGGATTGATTACCATAGCAGAGCAAGTTGGGAGTGTGGTGCCTGCCGATCGCAGACCTGCACAGTTGGGTAGGATCATGGAAGTATTGTACAAAGAAAAAACACGGTATCTGGAGTTGAATATGGAAGCGCTGTACTCCAGCGTACGGAGTACGTTAAGACAGCGGAGCCTGATTGTTCTTTTTACCAATTTCGAAAGTATGTCGGCCCTGAACAGGCAGCTTCCATTTTTAAAACGCATTGCAAAGTTTCATTTACTGTTGGTTGTATTTTTTGAAAATACCGAACTTAAGGTGCTGACTGAAAAGGCCGTTCAGGATGTAGAAGATATTTATATTCAAACCATTGCCACCAAGTTTGCCTATGAGAAGAAACTGATGGTAAAAGAACTAGCCAAACACGGTATTCTTAGTGTGCTTACTCCTCCCGAAAAATTAACAGTAAATGTAGTGAACAGGTATCTGGCCATTAAGGCGCAGCAAAAAATCTGA
- a CDS encoding stage II sporulation protein M, translating to MREALFVKQNSGKWKSYEQLQTSSPDELAERFIDITNDLAYAKTFYPKSKTTAYLNGLASVLHQSIYKNKKEDSNRFLIFWKYELPVLFYTYRRQLLYAFIFFVISGAIGVLSAKYDDAFVRLIMGDGYVNMTNENIAKGDPFGVYKRQGPVAMFLQIGANNIYVSLLMFVSGIFLGIGPVFMLLRNGIMLGSFEYYFFSKGLGLESILVIWIHGTLEIASIIMAGAAGLVLGHGLLFPKTYTRMQAFKNSAKDGTKMALGIVPVLIVAAFFEGFVTRYTDMPLWLSISILGGSLLFIIWYVILYPVQLIKRNQYNSYVRKN from the coding sequence ATGAGAGAGGCTTTGTTTGTTAAACAGAATTCAGGGAAATGGAAATCCTATGAGCAACTACAAACAAGTAGTCCGGATGAACTTGCTGAGCGGTTTATAGACATCACCAATGACCTGGCTTATGCTAAAACATTTTACCCTAAATCTAAAACTACAGCTTACTTAAATGGATTGGCATCGGTACTGCACCAGTCTATTTATAAAAATAAAAAAGAAGACAGCAACCGTTTTCTGATTTTCTGGAAATATGAATTGCCGGTTCTGTTTTATACCTACCGCAGACAATTGCTGTATGCTTTTATCTTTTTTGTGATTTCGGGAGCTATAGGCGTATTGTCGGCAAAATATGATGATGCTTTTGTAAGGCTTATCATGGGCGATGGTTATGTAAACATGACTAATGAAAATATTGCTAAAGGAGACCCCTTCGGCGTTTATAAACGACAAGGACCTGTGGCCATGTTCCTTCAAATTGGCGCTAATAATATTTATGTCTCTTTACTGATGTTTGTAAGTGGTATATTTTTGGGTATAGGGCCCGTTTTTATGTTGCTTAGAAATGGGATTATGCTTGGATCATTTGAATATTATTTTTTTAGTAAGGGGCTTGGGCTTGAATCCATACTGGTGATCTGGATACATGGAACCCTTGAAATTGCTTCTATCATCATGGCGGGAGCAGCCGGGCTGGTGCTTGGACATGGTTTGCTTTTTCCTAAAACGTACACCAGAATGCAGGCCTTTAAAAATAGTGCTAAAGACGGGACCAAAATGGCGCTGGGCATTGTGCCTGTTCTTATTGTAGCTGCTTTTTTTGAGGGCTTCGTTACGCGATACACCGATATGCCCCTGTGGTTAAGCATTAGTATTTTGGGAGGTTCACTACTGTTTATCATCTGGTATGTGATCCTATATCCTGTTCAATTAATAAAACGCAATCAATACAATTCCTATGTCAGAAAAAATTGA
- a CDS encoding MoxR family ATPase: protein MEAEMFNQRTDLTQLNTAVEQIRQTLGSIIVGQKDTIDFLIAGLLADGHVLLEGVPGVAKTLSAKLVAKSIDATFSRIQFTPDLMPSDVLGTSVFDPRSATFEYRKGPIFGHIVLVDEINRAPAKTQSALFEVMEERQITVDGHTYAMDEPFMVLATQNPIEQEGTYRLPEAQLDRFLFKIEVRYPTLEEETAILLNQHQQKLDDELKAVKAVLSIDQIRSCRRIIRALHVEPKLIEYVAKITHETRNNKSLYLGASPRASLAIINGAKAFAAMQGRDFVTPEDIIKVAPPVLAHRIMLTPDKEMEGVTTNDVVAQIIQKMEVPR from the coding sequence ATGGAAGCGGAAATGTTTAATCAAAGAACCGATCTCACGCAGCTGAATACTGCAGTAGAACAGATCAGACAAACACTGGGCAGTATTATTGTTGGCCAAAAAGATACCATTGATTTTTTAATTGCTGGTTTGCTTGCCGATGGGCATGTGCTTTTGGAAGGTGTACCGGGGGTAGCCAAAACCTTAAGTGCCAAATTGGTGGCTAAAAGTATCGATGCTACTTTTTCACGTATTCAGTTTACCCCCGATCTGATGCCATCGGATGTACTGGGTACCTCTGTTTTCGATCCACGATCGGCCACTTTTGAATACCGAAAGGGGCCCATCTTTGGTCACATTGTGCTGGTAGATGAGATTAATCGGGCACCGGCAAAAACGCAATCTGCTTTATTCGAAGTGATGGAAGAGCGGCAGATTACGGTAGATGGGCATACCTATGCGATGGATGAACCATTTATGGTATTGGCTACACAAAATCCGATTGAGCAGGAGGGGACTTATCGTTTGCCCGAGGCGCAACTTGACCGTTTCCTGTTTAAAATAGAAGTCAGATATCCTACCTTGGAAGAAGAAACTGCCATTCTGTTGAATCAGCACCAGCAAAAGTTAGATGATGAGTTGAAAGCAGTTAAAGCTGTTTTAAGCATTGATCAGATCAGGTCCTGCCGCCGCATTATAAGGGCTTTGCATGTAGAGCCTAAGCTGATTGAGTATGTCGCAAAAATCACACATGAAACAAGGAACAATAAATCATTGTATTTAGGGGCTTCGCCACGTGCGTCACTCGCCATTATAAATGGGGCCAAAGCTTTTGCAGCCATGCAGGGACGCGATTTTGTCACGCCTGAAGACATTATAAAAGTGGCGCCGCCAGTACTGGCACACCGGATTATGTTAACGCCGGACAAAGAAATGGAGGGAGTGACCACAAACGATGTGGTGGCCCAGATTATACAGAAAATGGAAGTACCCAGATAA
- a CDS encoding RDD family protein, whose product METIKVNTSQHVEIDYPVAGLGERIAARLIDLAIFLGLYIIFLLLIALTGLSAGMDNTPYLIIGLLIIYGASYVFYNLICEIFMNGQCVGKRVMKIKVISLDGSQASIGQYFIRWLFRLVDFGLTAQVGGLICIAVSTNKQRIGDIVAGTTVIKTIPRTNFNHIAFHPVEEEYVPVFSHVNMLSDRDIELIHEVIATYYKTYNTELIYALSAKVASLLSVTIPAGMNEMDFLKTVVKDYNHLTSIAI is encoded by the coding sequence ATGGAAACAATCAAGGTAAACACCAGCCAGCATGTAGAAATCGACTATCCTGTAGCAGGTTTGGGCGAGCGAATAGCAGCAAGACTGATAGACCTGGCTATTTTTTTAGGCCTGTACATCATTTTTTTACTCTTGATTGCACTAACCGGCCTTTCGGCAGGAATGGATAACACTCCTTATCTCATCATTGGCTTATTGATCATTTATGGCGCAAGCTATGTTTTCTACAACCTCATCTGCGAGATTTTTATGAACGGGCAATGTGTGGGCAAACGGGTGATGAAAATAAAAGTAATTAGCCTTGATGGTAGCCAGGCCAGCATAGGTCAGTATTTTATCCGATGGCTGTTTCGTCTGGTCGATTTTGGTTTAACGGCACAGGTTGGAGGGCTCATTTGCATTGCAGTATCAACAAATAAACAGCGCATTGGAGATATCGTTGCAGGCACTACCGTTATCAAAACTATTCCACGTACCAACTTTAACCACATTGCCTTTCATCCGGTTGAGGAGGAATATGTTCCTGTTTTTAGTCATGTCAATATGCTTAGCGACCGCGATATAGAGTTGATTCATGAAGTAATTGCCACTTATTACAAAACTTACAATACCGAATTGATTTATGCCTTATCGGCAAAGGTTGCGTCATTACTTTCTGTAACTATTCCTGCAGGCATGAACGAGATGGATTTTTTAAAAACAGTAGTTAAAGATTACAACCACCTCACCTCAATTGCCATATAA